In Nocardioides sp. InS609-2, a single genomic region encodes these proteins:
- a CDS encoding helix-turn-helix transcriptional regulator — translation MLFTHRRQRDRVRDLTDREREVPALMAEGRSNAGIARQLFITPGVVEKHIASILNKLALELSSDDNRRTLAVLAWLESGGR, via the coding sequence GTGCTCTTCACGCATCGTCGGCAACGTGACCGGGTCCGTGACCTGACCGATCGTGAGCGTGAGGTGCCGGCGCTGATGGCGGAAGGGCGCAGCAACGCGGGCATCGCCCGTCAGCTCTTCATCACGCCCGGGGTCGTCGAGAAGCACATCGCGTCGATCCTGAACAAGCTCGCGCTCGAGCTGTCGTCCGACGACAACCGCCGCACGCTGGCGGTGCTCGCGTGGCTGGAGTCCGGCGGGCGATGA
- a CDS encoding DUF6801 domain-containing protein — protein sequence MLHTTSRRLAATVAATALGAGALVAMAAPAANAATLDTSYTCTFPIVGAQPVVVKIDAPLLPPTAPAGLDAPALPLSLTATLNKPVVDLLRNLGYTTVSATSTDMKATVVETGSTTSSADVLLENVVTVPAAIPAANTGDGSLKVVTPAAGGTAKSASTAAFNMPDAGSYAINAPASFSLTAIKQDGTQAGGIACALTAGAKNTIASLTLAKNESATTGKTAKKVTPVGKLAKLKVAVAADNEIPSGTVKVLKGKKVLGKGTLNSNGKVSVKLKKTLPVGVTKVTVSYLGDGYTEVSTSKKVKIKVG from the coding sequence ATGCTTCACACCACGTCCCGGCGGCTCGCTGCCACCGTCGCCGCCACCGCGCTCGGCGCCGGCGCCCTCGTCGCCATGGCCGCTCCCGCGGCCAACGCTGCGACCCTGGACACCAGCTACACGTGCACCTTCCCGATCGTCGGCGCCCAGCCGGTCGTCGTGAAGATCGACGCGCCGCTGCTGCCGCCCACCGCTCCGGCCGGCCTCGACGCCCCGGCGCTGCCCCTGAGCCTGACGGCCACCCTGAACAAGCCGGTTGTCGACCTGCTCCGCAACCTTGGCTACACCACCGTCAGTGCCACCTCGACCGACATGAAGGCCACCGTTGTCGAGACCGGCTCGACGACCTCGTCGGCCGACGTACTCCTCGAGAACGTCGTCACCGTGCCTGCTGCGATCCCCGCCGCCAACACCGGCGACGGCAGCCTGAAGGTCGTCACCCCGGCCGCCGGTGGCACGGCCAAGTCGGCCAGCACCGCCGCGTTCAACATGCCTGACGCCGGCAGTTACGCGATCAACGCTCCGGCGTCGTTCTCGTTGACCGCCATCAAGCAGGACGGCACCCAGGCCGGTGGCATCGCCTGCGCGCTGACTGCCGGCGCCAAGAACACCATCGCCAGCCTCACCCTGGCCAAGAACGAGTCCGCCACCACCGGCAAGACCGCCAAGAAGGTCACCCCGGTCGGCAAGTTGGCCAAGCTCAAGGTCGCGGTCGCCGCTGACAACGAGATCCCCAGCGGCACTGTCAAGGTGCTCAAGGGCAAGAAGGTGCTCGGCAAGGGCACGCTGAACAGCAACGGCAAGGTCAGCGTCAAGCTCAAGAAGACGCTGCCTGTCGGCGTCACGAAGGTGACCGTCTCCTACCTGGGCGACGGCTACACCGAGGTCTCCACCTCGAAGAAGGTCAAGATCAAGGTCGGCTGA
- the purE gene encoding 5-(carboxyamino)imidazole ribonucleotide mutase, giving the protein MSDLDKLDQRVRVGIVMGSDSDWPVMQAAAEILDEFGVTWEADVQSAHRMPQEMLDYGKAAAGRGLSVIIAGAGGAAALPGMLASVTPLPVIGVPVPLKYLDGMDSLMSIVQMPAGIPVATVAIGNAKNAGILAARILATSDDALQQQLVDYEASLAETARAKGAVVRRESGRGARKLGF; this is encoded by the coding sequence ATGAGTGATCTCGACAAGCTCGATCAGCGAGTGAGAGTCGGCATCGTGATGGGTTCGGACTCCGACTGGCCGGTGATGCAGGCCGCTGCCGAGATCCTGGACGAGTTCGGTGTCACCTGGGAGGCGGACGTGCAGTCCGCGCACCGGATGCCCCAGGAGATGCTCGACTACGGCAAGGCGGCAGCCGGCCGTGGCCTGTCGGTGATCATCGCCGGCGCCGGTGGGGCAGCCGCGCTCCCGGGGATGCTCGCCTCGGTCACGCCGCTGCCGGTGATCGGCGTGCCCGTGCCGCTGAAGTACCTCGACGGCATGGACTCACTGATGTCCATCGTGCAGATGCCGGCCGGCATCCCGGTAGCGACCGTGGCCATCGGCAATGCCAAGAACGCGGGCATCCTCGCGGCGAGGATCCTGGCCACCTCCGACGACGCGCTGCAGCAACAGCTGGTCGACTACGAAGCCTCGCTCGCCGAGACTGCCCGGGCGAAGGGTGCCGTCGTGCGCCGGGAGTCGGGGCGCGGGGCTCGCAAGCTCGGATTCTGA
- a CDS encoding flavin reductase family protein produces the protein MTSSAAGFRRVFAADDPDLDPYPLLNSLVVPRPIAWIATRSADGVLNLAPHSFFTVACAHPPIVQFTSVGKKDTLRNIQQTGEAVVNVVSRSLADVVNATSAPFDATVDEADWLGIEMEASVRVSVPRVAASPASLECTLHSTVELGDSTVVFLDVVAFTVQEDALDGDHPAMEHLQPLSRLGRNEWGLPPEVFALDRPRRTEDVAPSRES, from the coding sequence ATGACGTCCTCCGCCGCCGGGTTTCGCCGCGTGTTCGCGGCCGACGACCCGGACCTCGACCCGTACCCGCTGCTCAACTCGCTGGTCGTGCCTCGGCCGATCGCCTGGATCGCAACGCGCTCGGCCGACGGCGTACTCAATCTCGCACCCCACTCGTTCTTCACCGTGGCGTGCGCTCATCCGCCGATCGTGCAGTTCACCTCGGTCGGGAAGAAGGACACCCTGCGCAACATCCAGCAGACGGGTGAGGCCGTCGTCAACGTGGTCTCGCGCTCGCTGGCCGACGTGGTCAACGCGACCAGCGCCCCCTTCGACGCCACGGTGGACGAGGCCGACTGGCTGGGCATCGAGATGGAGGCGAGCGTCCGGGTGTCCGTGCCGCGGGTGGCCGCGTCGCCCGCATCGCTGGAGTGCACCCTGCACTCGACCGTCGAGCTCGGTGACTCGACGGTGGTCTTCCTCGACGTGGTCGCGTTCACGGTGCAGGAGGACGCCCTCGACGGTGACCATCCAGCCATGGAGCACCTTCAGCCGCTGTCGCGCCTCGGCCGCAACGAGTGGGGCCTGCCGCCCGAGGTGTTCGCCCTCGATCGACCCAGACGGACTGAGGACGTGGCGCCCAGCCGGGAGTCGTGA
- a CDS encoding CoA-binding protein yields the protein MTTPWQDPTSVRLMLDDLETWAVVGLSGDTSRTAYPIAALLQQRGKRIVPIHPDAPTVLGEQGFATLADVPFPIDVVDVFRRSDAAGEFADQAVAVGAKAVWFQLGVIDEPAFERTVAAGVPMVMDTCPAIEWAKPAR from the coding sequence ATGACGACCCCCTGGCAGGACCCCACGTCCGTCCGGCTCATGCTCGACGACCTGGAGACCTGGGCAGTCGTGGGGCTGTCCGGCGATACCAGCCGGACGGCGTACCCCATCGCGGCGCTGCTGCAGCAGCGCGGCAAGCGCATCGTCCCGATTCACCCCGATGCCCCCACGGTGCTGGGCGAGCAGGGCTTCGCCACGCTCGCCGACGTGCCGTTCCCGATCGACGTGGTCGACGTGTTCCGCCGCTCGGACGCGGCCGGCGAGTTCGCCGACCAGGCGGTTGCGGTCGGGGCGAAGGCGGTGTGGTTCCAGCTCGGCGTGATCGACGAGCCGGCGTTCGAGCGCACCGTCGCGGCCGGCGTACCGATGGTCATGGACACCTGCCCGGCCATCGAGTGGGCCAAGCCGGCAAGGTGA
- a CDS encoding PadR family transcriptional regulator, which translates to MGHGRQRMWQDLANEVVQGRAQHGRGGNHWQGWTDNPGWGGRRGGPGGPPPWLQGFFGMTPPGAPPQQAGPKVRRGDVRMAIIDVLRQAAADDASVNGYQVIQQIAERSNDAWRPSPGSVYPTIQQLQDEGLVESDDERGRKTLRLTEAGATYAAEHLDELAAVWAPFERRERAAAAADSSRGGSPDLKAEIGQVMGAVWQIVTQGSDQQRRAAVETLVATRRDLYGILADGADAPAENDVDPDDDEETRS; encoded by the coding sequence ATGGGACACGGGCGACAGCGAATGTGGCAGGACCTCGCCAACGAGGTGGTCCAGGGCCGCGCCCAGCACGGGCGAGGCGGCAACCACTGGCAGGGCTGGACCGACAACCCCGGCTGGGGTGGACGACGCGGTGGACCCGGCGGACCGCCGCCGTGGCTGCAGGGCTTCTTCGGGATGACGCCTCCCGGTGCACCGCCGCAGCAGGCGGGCCCGAAGGTGCGTCGCGGCGACGTCCGGATGGCGATCATCGACGTGCTCCGGCAGGCCGCCGCCGATGACGCGTCGGTCAACGGCTACCAGGTGATCCAGCAGATCGCCGAGCGCAGCAACGACGCGTGGCGACCGAGCCCCGGCTCCGTCTACCCGACGATCCAGCAGTTGCAGGACGAAGGACTCGTCGAGTCCGACGACGAGCGCGGTCGCAAGACGCTGCGCCTCACCGAGGCCGGCGCGACGTACGCCGCGGAGCACCTCGACGAGCTGGCCGCCGTGTGGGCGCCGTTCGAACGCCGTGAGCGCGCGGCCGCCGCCGCCGACTCGAGCCGCGGCGGGAGCCCCGACCTGAAGGCCGAGATCGGCCAGGTCATGGGCGCGGTCTGGCAGATCGTCACACAGGGCTCCGACCAGCAGCGCCGGGCGGCCGTCGAGACGCTCGTGGCCACGCGCCGTGACCTCTACGGCATCCTCGCCGACGGCGCCGACGCTCCGGCGGAGAACGATGTTGATCCCGACGACGACGAGGAGACCCGGTCATGA
- a CDS encoding acyl-CoA dehydrogenase family protein, producing the protein MSEYPLFALSEEHQAIREAVRAVCDAKVAPYAAVVDEEARYPQEAADALLAADFHAPHVPEQYGGAGADALATVLVIEEVARACVASSLIPAVNKLGSLPVMISGSEQLKQKYLTKLAAGEGGFSYCLSEPDAGSDAVGMKTRAVRDGDEWVIDGVKRWITNAGVSEFYTVMAVTDAEKRGHGISAFVVEKSDEGVSFGAPEKKLGIKGSPTREVYFDKVRIPADRIIGAEGTGFETAMRTLDHTRVTIAAQAVGVAQGALDYALEYARERKQFGKPIADFQGLQFMLADMGMKVEAARQMTYAAAGRSERGDKDLTFFGAAAKCFASDVAMQVTVDAVQVLGGYGYTRDYPVERMMRDAKITQIYEGTNQVQRIVIARQLLAGVQSEL; encoded by the coding sequence GTGAGCGAGTACCCCCTCTTTGCCCTGTCCGAGGAGCACCAGGCGATCCGCGAGGCGGTGCGCGCGGTCTGCGACGCCAAGGTCGCGCCGTACGCCGCCGTCGTCGACGAGGAGGCGCGCTACCCGCAGGAGGCTGCGGACGCGTTGCTCGCCGCCGACTTTCACGCGCCGCACGTGCCCGAGCAGTACGGCGGCGCCGGGGCCGACGCGCTCGCGACCGTCCTGGTGATCGAGGAGGTCGCGCGTGCGTGCGTCGCGTCGTCGCTCATCCCCGCGGTCAACAAGCTCGGGTCGCTGCCGGTGATGATCAGCGGCTCGGAGCAGCTCAAGCAGAAGTACCTCACCAAGCTTGCCGCGGGCGAGGGCGGCTTCTCCTACTGCCTCTCCGAGCCCGACGCAGGCTCCGACGCGGTGGGCATGAAGACCCGGGCCGTGCGCGACGGCGACGAGTGGGTGATCGACGGCGTGAAGAGGTGGATCACCAACGCCGGCGTGAGCGAGTTCTACACCGTCATGGCCGTCACCGACGCCGAGAAGCGCGGCCACGGCATCTCCGCGTTCGTCGTCGAGAAGTCCGACGAAGGCGTGTCCTTCGGGGCGCCGGAGAAGAAGCTGGGCATCAAGGGCTCGCCCACCCGCGAGGTCTACTTCGACAAGGTCCGCATCCCCGCCGACCGCATCATCGGCGCCGAGGGCACGGGCTTCGAGACCGCGATGAGGACCCTCGACCACACCCGCGTCACCATCGCCGCCCAGGCCGTCGGTGTCGCTCAGGGTGCCCTCGACTACGCGCTGGAGTACGCCAGGGAGCGCAAGCAGTTCGGCAAGCCGATCGCCGACTTCCAGGGACTGCAGTTCATGCTCGCGGACATGGGCATGAAGGTCGAAGCAGCCCGCCAGATGACGTACGCCGCGGCGGGACGCTCCGAGCGCGGCGACAAGGACCTGACGTTCTTCGGCGCCGCCGCCAAGTGCTTCGCATCCGACGTGGCCATGCAGGTCACCGTCGACGCCGTGCAGGTGCTCGGTGGCTACGGTTACACCCGCGACTACCCCGTCGAGCGGATGATGCGCGACGCCAAGATCACCCAGATCTACGAAGGCACCAACCAGGTGCAACGCATCGTGATCGCGCGCCAGCTGCTGGCCGGGGTGCAGTCCGAGCTGTAG
- a CDS encoding plasmid stabilization protein, protein MPQKAWSKKRERQYEHIKEGLQDKGRSEDTAEEIAARTVNKERARAGEAAESSDLSKDDISSGRRGGLRSHSGSGGRTRDQLYNEAKAKNIKGRSKMTKAELEKAVGR, encoded by the coding sequence ATGCCGCAGAAGGCGTGGAGCAAGAAGCGTGAGCGCCAGTACGAGCACATCAAGGAAGGCCTCCAGGACAAGGGCCGCAGCGAGGACACCGCCGAGGAGATCGCGGCGCGCACCGTGAACAAGGAGCGCGCCCGCGCCGGCGAGGCCGCCGAGAGCAGTGACCTGTCGAAGGACGACATCTCGTCGGGTCGCCGCGGAGGCCTGCGCTCGCACAGCGGGTCGGGTGGCCGCACCCGGGACCAGCTCTACAACGAGGCGAAGGCCAAGAACATCAAGGGCCGCTCGAAGATGACGAAGGCCGAGCTCGAGAAGGCAGTCGGGCGTTAG
- the arfB gene encoding alternative ribosome rescue aminoacyl-tRNA hydrolase ArfB has translation MRELRVESGPGIPSGVVIPADELVERFSRSPGPGGQSVNTTDSRVELVWDPATSLALDEAQRARAASQVSGPLAVVAHEHRSQHRNRVAARERMAERIRALLAPPPLPRVPTKPTRGSKRRRADAKRRRSDVKRLRGRVTPD, from the coding sequence GTGAGGGAGCTGAGGGTCGAGAGCGGACCGGGGATCCCCAGTGGCGTGGTGATCCCCGCCGACGAGCTGGTCGAGCGGTTCTCGCGGTCACCGGGTCCGGGCGGTCAGTCGGTCAACACCACCGACTCACGGGTCGAGCTGGTCTGGGATCCCGCGACGTCGTTGGCGCTCGACGAGGCGCAACGAGCCCGCGCCGCCTCGCAGGTCAGCGGTCCGCTCGCCGTCGTCGCACATGAGCACCGCTCGCAGCATCGCAACCGGGTGGCCGCGAGGGAGCGGATGGCGGAGCGCATTCGCGCTCTGCTCGCTCCGCCACCGCTCCCCCGGGTCCCGACCAAACCGACCCGCGGCTCCAAGCGCCGCCGCGCCGACGCCAAGAGGCGCCGGTCCGACGTGAAGCGCCTGCGCGGCCGGGTCACCCCCGACTGA
- a CDS encoding DUF1707 domain-containing protein, whose protein sequence is MSPALRIGDADRERAAGDLAEHFAHGRLTNDEYDERLDAIWTARTAADLAPLFEDLPRQQPAPVPQRRQPRTGFSWSRLRAVPFFPALALLIVLSVVTGFPFWVLIFFLVFAGKRHGARHHHAGWGCSTAGQR, encoded by the coding sequence ATGAGCCCCGCACTGCGCATCGGCGACGCCGACCGCGAGCGCGCTGCCGGCGACCTGGCCGAGCACTTCGCGCACGGCCGGCTGACCAACGACGAGTACGACGAGCGTCTCGACGCCATCTGGACCGCCCGCACGGCGGCCGACCTGGCTCCCCTCTTCGAGGACCTGCCGCGTCAGCAGCCAGCGCCGGTCCCGCAGCGTCGTCAGCCGCGAACGGGATTCTCATGGTCCCGGCTGCGCGCGGTGCCGTTCTTCCCGGCGCTCGCGCTCCTGATCGTGCTGAGCGTGGTCACCGGCTTCCCGTTCTGGGTGCTCATCTTCTTCCTCGTGTTCGCCGGGAAGCGTCATGGCGCGCGGCACCACCACGCCGGATGGGGCTGCTCGACCGCCGGTCAGCGCTGA
- the zwf gene encoding glucose-6-phosphate dehydrogenase, which produces MSAPHPAPAHPEVCDFTVFGGSGDLALRKLLPALYLRDREGHLPDDTRIIGVTRSDLDDDGYRALVADALTTYVAPGLLDDESISRLLVRVHHVRLDVLDHDDWHHLHGLLKDRPRHDDAVRVFYLAVAPGLFGPICRRLDEIGAADANARVVMEKPVGHDLASAQAINDAVGSVFEESQIFRIDHYLGKESVQNLLVTRFANTFLEPLWNFRWVDHVQITVAESLGVGERGGYYDHAGALRDMVQNHLLQLLCLVAMEPPTYVGRETVRDEKLKVLQALRPMAADDVDRDTVRGRYGVGLVDGQPVASYAEELGHDDSTTETFVALRAEVQNWRWAGVPFYLRTGKRMDRRTSEIVVVFKEPPHAMFPHSEGVTQPNSLHIQVQPDEGMRLHLTAKEPGPGGYRLRPVSLDLSYATAFDQASPDAYERLLMDVMKGNPTLFMRRDEVEAAWTWIEPILTRWATSPDRPLRYAAGTSGPTAAATLIERDGRTWQESDQ; this is translated from the coding sequence ATGAGTGCTCCGCATCCGGCCCCCGCGCACCCCGAGGTCTGCGACTTCACCGTCTTCGGTGGCTCCGGCGACCTGGCCCTGCGCAAGCTGCTGCCCGCGCTCTACCTGCGCGACCGCGAGGGCCATCTGCCAGACGACACCCGGATCATCGGGGTCACCCGCAGCGACCTGGACGACGACGGCTACCGCGCACTGGTCGCCGACGCGCTCACGACGTACGTCGCGCCGGGTCTGCTCGACGACGAGTCGATCAGCCGGCTGCTGGTGCGGGTGCACCACGTGCGGCTCGACGTCCTCGACCACGACGACTGGCACCACCTGCACGGTCTGCTGAAGGACCGCCCCCGCCACGACGATGCGGTCCGGGTGTTCTACCTCGCGGTGGCACCCGGCCTCTTCGGCCCGATCTGCCGACGCCTCGACGAGATCGGCGCCGCCGACGCCAACGCCCGCGTCGTCATGGAGAAGCCGGTCGGTCACGACCTCGCCTCCGCACAGGCGATCAACGACGCCGTCGGGTCGGTGTTCGAGGAGTCGCAGATCTTCCGCATCGACCACTACCTCGGCAAGGAGAGCGTGCAGAACCTGCTCGTCACCCGCTTCGCCAACACCTTCCTCGAGCCGCTCTGGAACTTCCGCTGGGTCGACCACGTGCAGATCACGGTCGCCGAGTCGCTCGGTGTCGGGGAGCGCGGCGGCTACTACGACCACGCCGGCGCGCTGCGCGACATGGTGCAGAACCACCTGCTCCAGCTGCTCTGCCTTGTCGCCATGGAGCCGCCGACGTACGTCGGTCGCGAGACCGTGCGTGACGAGAAGCTCAAGGTGCTCCAGGCGTTGCGCCCGATGGCGGCCGACGACGTCGACCGCGACACGGTGCGCGGTCGCTACGGGGTCGGCCTGGTCGACGGCCAGCCCGTCGCGTCGTACGCCGAGGAGCTGGGGCACGACGACAGCACGACCGAGACCTTCGTGGCACTGCGTGCCGAGGTGCAGAACTGGCGATGGGCCGGGGTGCCGTTCTACCTGCGCACAGGCAAGCGGATGGACCGGCGTACGTCGGAGATCGTGGTGGTCTTCAAGGAGCCGCCGCACGCGATGTTCCCGCACAGCGAGGGCGTCACGCAGCCCAACAGCCTGCACATCCAGGTGCAGCCCGACGAGGGCATGCGCCTCCACCTGACCGCGAAGGAGCCCGGCCCCGGCGGTTACCGACTGCGGCCGGTCTCGCTCGACCTCAGCTATGCCACGGCCTTCGACCAGGCCTCGCCCGACGCCTACGAGCGGCTGCTCATGGACGTGATGAAGGGCAACCCGACGCTGTTCATGCGCCGCGACGAGGTCGAGGCCGCGTGGACCTGGATCGAGCCGATCCTCACCCGGTGGGCAACGTCGCCCGACCGGCCCTTGCGCTATGCCGCCGGCACGTCCGGCCCCACCGCTGCCGCGACCCTCATCGAGCGCGACGGCCGCACCTGGCAGGAGTCAGACCAGTGA
- a CDS encoding DUF6328 family protein: protein MDADDPNDRKTLDRNWDELLQELRVTQTGVQILTGFLLTVPFTERFGDLDRLQVAAYLTVVSGGVLTTGLVLAPVAFHRILFRHRQRRWLVEAANQCARAGLVLLALTSSGVLFLVFDVVLGTAPGLAALGLALAFFAICWAVVPLIGERQEEYPES from the coding sequence ATGGACGCGGATGACCCCAACGACCGCAAGACCCTCGACCGCAACTGGGACGAGCTTCTGCAAGAGCTGCGCGTCACGCAGACCGGCGTGCAGATCCTGACCGGCTTCCTGCTCACGGTGCCCTTCACCGAGCGGTTCGGCGACCTCGACCGGCTGCAGGTCGCCGCCTACCTGACCGTGGTCTCCGGGGGCGTGCTCACCACCGGCCTGGTCCTCGCGCCGGTGGCCTTCCACCGCATCCTGTTCCGGCACCGGCAGCGCCGCTGGCTGGTCGAGGCTGCCAACCAGTGCGCCCGCGCCGGTCTCGTCCTGCTCGCTCTCACGAGCTCCGGCGTGCTGTTCTTGGTCTTCGACGTCGTGCTCGGTACTGCGCCCGGCCTGGCCGCGCTCGGCCTGGCACTGGCGTTCTTCGCGATCTGCTGGGCCGTCGTACCGCTCATCGGGGAGCGCCAGGAGGAATATCCGGAGTCCTAA
- a CDS encoding ribose-phosphate pyrophosphokinase — protein MREIVVFSGSAHRPLATSICDALGVELSPVELTRFSNDCLQAQLLANCRQRDVYIVQPLSPPTQEHLMELLLMVDAARGASAQQITAVIPYFAYARSDKKDASRISIGGRLVADMLVAAGVHRVLTMSLHAPQVHGFFSVPVDHLTALGVLADHFQGQDLTDAVVVSPDFGNAKTATQFARLLGLPVAAGSKKRLADDQVVIDAIVGDVEGKRAIVLDDEIATGGSIVELLDRLAERGCTEAAVACTHGLFVGKALERLREHPMISEVITTDSVPPPADWPDLKIRTVAGLFASAIDRIHDGESVSNLFDGVDPAHGPPQPRLFD, from the coding sequence GTGCGCGAGATCGTCGTCTTCAGCGGCAGCGCACACCGGCCACTGGCCACCTCGATCTGTGACGCGCTCGGGGTCGAGCTCAGCCCGGTCGAGCTGACCCGGTTCAGCAACGACTGCCTCCAGGCCCAGCTGCTCGCCAACTGTCGCCAGCGCGACGTCTACATCGTGCAGCCGCTGTCGCCGCCCACCCAGGAACACCTGATGGAGCTGCTCTTGATGGTGGACGCGGCGCGCGGCGCCTCCGCCCAGCAGATCACCGCGGTCATCCCGTACTTCGCCTACGCGCGCTCGGACAAGAAGGACGCCTCGCGCATCTCCATCGGCGGTCGCCTGGTCGCCGACATGCTGGTCGCGGCAGGTGTCCACCGGGTGCTCACGATGAGCCTGCACGCCCCTCAGGTGCACGGCTTCTTCTCGGTGCCGGTCGACCACCTCACCGCCTTGGGTGTGCTGGCCGACCATTTCCAGGGCCAGGACCTCACCGACGCCGTCGTGGTCTCACCCGACTTCGGCAACGCCAAGACGGCGACCCAGTTCGCCCGCCTCCTCGGTCTCCCGGTCGCGGCCGGCAGCAAGAAGCGGCTGGCCGACGACCAGGTCGTCATCGACGCGATCGTCGGCGACGTCGAGGGCAAGCGCGCGATCGTCCTCGACGATGAGATCGCCACCGGTGGCTCCATCGTGGAGCTGCTCGACCGGCTCGCCGAGCGGGGCTGCACCGAGGCCGCGGTGGCCTGCACCCACGGCCTCTTCGTCGGCAAGGCGCTCGAGCGACTGCGCGAGCACCCGATGATCTCCGAGGTGATCACCACCGACTCGGTGCCGCCGCCGGCCGACTGGCCGGACCTGAAGATCCGCACCGTCGCGGGTCTCTTCGCCTCGGCCATCGACCGCATCCACGACGGCGAGTCCGTGAGCAACCTCTTCGACGGGGTCGACCCGGCGCACGGCCCTCCCCAGCCCCGCCTGTTCGACTGA
- a CDS encoding ROK family protein, which translates to MDLVRQTSAGDVLELVRTGQARTRTEVGQLTGLSRTAVLARVSALVVAGLVLPGDELTSTGGRPAASLVFNHEAGVVLAVAVGRSRSQLGVLDLTGRELASDSRDHAVGITAAELMPTLVARLTSLLADVAPPVLAVGMSISGLVDQVRMVSVDSPVMRGWDGVELAPYVAEITDAPLFLVNDAQALARSELFGRPDPPREALVVKASTGLGLGIISGGRVLTGSAGASGEIGHSKHPRADELPCRCGATGCLEAIAGGWALLATYADGGGEAAHIRELAAHAVEGDTLARRLLRQAGRDLGELLAVAINLLNPQTVVIGGDMAIAFDTYAAGVREAIYADGTARSVRDLDLRPSLHGEHAGLVGCAAVAIEGVLAPASVDARLR; encoded by the coding sequence ATGGACCTCGTCCGACAGACCTCCGCCGGCGACGTGCTCGAGCTGGTGCGCACCGGCCAGGCCCGCACCCGCACCGAAGTGGGCCAGCTGACCGGCCTCTCCCGCACTGCTGTGCTGGCCCGCGTCTCGGCGCTGGTCGTCGCCGGGCTCGTGCTGCCCGGCGACGAGCTCACCTCCACGGGCGGCCGACCGGCGGCCTCGCTCGTGTTCAACCACGAGGCCGGGGTGGTGCTGGCCGTCGCGGTGGGCCGCTCACGCAGCCAGCTCGGGGTCCTCGACCTCACCGGCCGCGAGCTGGCCAGCGACTCCCGAGACCACGCCGTCGGCATCACCGCCGCCGAGCTGATGCCCACGCTCGTCGCCCGGCTCACGTCGCTGCTCGCCGACGTCGCTCCCCCGGTCCTCGCCGTCGGGATGAGCATCTCGGGGCTGGTCGACCAGGTGCGGATGGTCAGCGTCGACTCGCCGGTCATGCGCGGCTGGGACGGCGTCGAGCTCGCGCCGTACGTCGCGGAGATCACCGACGCCCCGCTCTTCCTCGTCAACGACGCGCAGGCGCTGGCGCGGTCGGAGCTGTTCGGCCGGCCCGACCCGCCGCGCGAGGCGCTGGTCGTGAAGGCGTCGACCGGCCTCGGGCTCGGCATCATCTCGGGCGGCCGGGTGCTTACCGGCTCCGCCGGGGCGAGCGGCGAGATCGGCCACAGCAAGCACCCGCGAGCCGACGAGCTGCCCTGCCGGTGCGGGGCCACCGGATGCCTGGAAGCAATCGCCGGCGGCTGGGCGCTGCTCGCGACGTACGCCGACGGCGGCGGCGAGGCCGCCCACATCCGCGAGCTGGCGGCCCACGCCGTCGAGGGCGACACCCTGGCCCGGCGGCTGCTGCGTCAGGCCGGCCGGGACCTCGGCGAGCTGCTCGCCGTGGCGATCAACCTGCTCAACCCGCAGACCGTCGTCATCGGCGGGGACATGGCGATCGCGTTCGACACGTACGCCGCGGGCGTGCGCGAGGCGATCTACGCCGACGGCACCGCACGCAGCGTGCGCGACCTCGACCTGCGCCCGAGCCTGCACGGCGAGCATGCCGGGCTGGTCGGCTGCGCCGCAGTGGCGATCGAGGGCGTGCTGGCTCCCGCGTCGGTCGACGCGCGGCTGCGCTGA